The region TAATTTATTTAAAAACATTTTAGCTAATAAAATAAAACTAGATAAATCACAAATTTTATATACAAGTGATTTACGAATAATTACTAGTGATATAAATAGAAGCCTAATAAGATTTAATTTAATTAAAGATGGGGATAAATTAAAGTCAAAAATAGAAGAATTAAACTACATTCTTTTCAGATAAAAGAAAGGGTATACAAATTTGTATACCCTTTCTTTTATTATAAATACCCTTTCCCAACATTTGCTAAAATTAATTTATTGAATTAAAATAAATTATTGATATAATTATAATAACTAGTAAAAAAATGTTTACAAAAATTTACCAAATTACTAAATATAAAAAATAAAAAAATTTATATATTAATGAAATCAATATTCGGGGGATGAAAAAAATGACTCAAAGATACAAAATTATAACACCAGATTATTTACCTAATAATATAAAAGTTATTAGGGAAACAAGGAATTTGTCTTTAAAAAAGATGTCCGAGAAATTAAATATTGATGAAGACTTTCTAAGACTAGTTGAAAATCAAGAAAAAAATTTATCTGGTAAATCTACAATAAAAATTATGAAAGAATTTAATCTAACATTTTATAAATTATATGATATAAAAGACAATGTAATATGTAATGTTACTAATACATTTGATAATATATTAGAAACAACACTAGAATTTGAGCCAGAAGAAATTCTAAATAATGAGTTACATAAAAAGTTATTGAATAATAAGGTTGTATCTAAAGAAATAGTATTAGATGATACAAAATCACTTAAAGAGAATAATTTATTAAATGAAAGTATAAAAAAAGTATCAAATGAAAATAAAGTAAAAGGTAATTATCACGATTTTGAAGTTAAGAATATCTTATATGAAAATAATAAAATTTTCTTAAACTTAGATATAATATACAAAGAAAAGAGAACTGAAAAAAAAGAGTTTGATATACATATGGTAGATAATTATTTAAATGAAGGAAACTTAAAGTTAGCAAAAATGCTTGAATATAGAGGTTTTCCAGATAAAATAATCACCATAGAGAAAAAAATAGATAATAAGAAAATAAAGTTAAGAGACAAACATATTGAATTGGATAAAAAGTATAAGATACCAGAAGATAATGATGTTAATTTTTTTGAAGAAACAAATATACTAAAATTATCTGATAATAGAGTAAAGTTAGTTTATGATGGTGAAACAATAAAAAGTGTAAAATTTAAAGTTGTAAAACCAGAAATAAACTGTGTAAAAGCAATTAGAGTATTGTTAAATAAAAGTTTAGAAGAAATGCACGAAAGCTTAGGTTTAAGCTATAATGGGTATATAAACTTAGAATCTAGAAATCACAAAATATCTACTAAAACAATGTGGAGATTAGTAAATAAACTAAATATACCATTAGAATTAATTATAAATGTAGATGAGTATTATGATATATTTTGTAGTTAAAATTTAACATTGAAAAACTAAAACAATAGATATATATTGCATGATATAATTAATGATGATATAATTATTAGTGTAAATTGTAAAAAAAGAGGGAATAACCCGTAACTATCTTATAGATTTAAGATAGTGTTATTTTCAAATGGTTAGGACTATAGATTTAGCCTATATCATTATTTAATATTTTGAGAGTATGTTTTTCAAATTTAAAAATAGTTTTACAAAACAATTTAAAATTTAATTTAACAAATTATATATAGATTTTTCAAATCCTTTAAGAGTTTCTGCAAATATGTAGAATTTCCAAAGGATTTTTTTATTTGCATATAAAATCTATAGGTAAAAGAAAGGAGCTTTTCAATGAAAATATTAGTAGATTCAAAAACTTTAAATGTAATAAATTTAAAAATACATTAAAAAAGTTCATGGATTTTAGAAGGGGGACCCCCTTCTAACTATATTAGAGTACTAATCAGGGTAAAGCCCTTCTAGTTATTATTTTACTTTAATAACTTATAGCTTATCAAATGAAGTGTTATCTTTAAAAATGAAAGGTGTGTTTGCAAATGGAAAAAATAACAGTTGCTAATTTTAGAGAGGTACAAAAAAAGTTACAGGCAGAGTTTGATCTTGAAGATATTGAATTTAGAATAGGTGCTAGGAAACAAGATAATTCAAAAGGTATTGCACTAGTCTATGTTTCAAATAGAGCGATACAAAATAGATTAGATGATATATTCTCTCCATTTGGTTGGAAAAATGAATTTAAAGAAATTAATGGTGGAAAATCAAAATTGTGTGGAATATCAATAAAGGTATATGATCATGATGATAATAGCCATTGGTTAACTAAGTGGGATGGTGCTGACAATACCGAATTCTCCTCAACAAAAGGTGGACTCTCCGATTCTATGAAACGTTGTGCAGTTCAGTGGGGAATAGGTAGATACCTTTATAATATGCCTAAACTATGGGTAGAAATTAAACAAACTGGTAAAAGCTATAATATTATTGATTCCGAACTAGAGGAATTAAAAAAATTTGTTCAAGGAGCCCCTAGTAAATTTGATTGGTTAAGAAAAAATTCTTCAACTAAAAGTAACTCTACAAAAAAGAAAACAGATACCTCAAAAAAGAAGAATAATAATAACTCCAAAAAAGAAAGTCGCAAAACTACAAAAGCTAATAAAAACGTTAGTAATAAGAATCCAAATTTTAATAATTCTGTTTTAAATAAATCACAAAAAGGAATTATAAGTGATCTGATTAAACAAGTATCAGAAAACAAAAGACAACCTATGGATTCTGTAGAAAGTTTGTTGCTTAAAGAGTTAGGAGTAAAAAGTATAGATTTTATACCTAAAAATAGTATGACAGAATCTATGAATATTCTTAAAAAATTAATAACTGCTTAATTAAAGAGGGAATTGACCCTCTTTAATTATAACTATAAACAAGTAGTACAAATAAAAACAAAAAAAGCTTATCAAATGTAATATTAATTTTAAAAATGAAAGGAGATTAAAAAATGAGTAATTTAGCTTATAAAATTGAAAACAAAAAAACTTTAGACGAGGTAATAGATATTCTACAAGAAGATTGGGATAATAATTATGATATTAAATGTTATGAAATAGATATTGATAATCTTCAGTATCTCAATGTTAATTATTTAGTTATACCTAACATTCAAGAAAATGGAGTTGTTTCAAGTCCATTCGATAACTTACTTATACTGAAATTATTTGAAGGAACTATGGCAATAGAATTTTCTTATATTGATGATAGTAATATTGTAGAAGTACCTTCTGATGATATATCTAAAGAATTTTTCACATTTGATAAAGAATATTATTTAAAGTGTAGTAACAGTTTATCAAATTTAGTAAGTAGCTTATAAACAATAAATAAATTAAATCATAATATATCTGAATATAAGTTTATTTAAAGGTTAAACCTTGTTATTTAGATATTGCATAATAAAAGGACTAATAAAAATTTTTATTAGTCCTTTTATTATGTTGACTATTTACTATCAATATGTTATCATTACATTAAGAAGT is a window of Senegalia massiliensis DNA encoding:
- a CDS encoding helix-turn-helix domain-containing protein, whose protein sequence is MTQRYKIITPDYLPNNIKVIRETRNLSLKKMSEKLNIDEDFLRLVENQEKNLSGKSTIKIMKEFNLTFYKLYDIKDNVICNVTNTFDNILETTLEFEPEEILNNELHKKLLNNKVVSKEIVLDDTKSLKENNLLNESIKKVSNENKVKGNYHDFEVKNILYENNKIFLNLDIIYKEKRTEKKEFDIHMVDNYLNEGNLKLAKMLEYRGFPDKIITIEKKIDNKKIKLRDKHIELDKKYKIPEDNDVNFFEETNILKLSDNRVKLVYDGETIKSVKFKVVKPEINCVKAIRVLLNKSLEEMHESLGLSYNGYINLESRNHKISTKTMWRLVNKLNIPLELIINVDEYYDIFCS
- a CDS encoding Rad52/Rad22 family DNA repair protein — encoded protein: MEKITVANFREVQKKLQAEFDLEDIEFRIGARKQDNSKGIALVYVSNRAIQNRLDDIFSPFGWKNEFKEINGGKSKLCGISIKVYDHDDNSHWLTKWDGADNTEFSSTKGGLSDSMKRCAVQWGIGRYLYNMPKLWVEIKQTGKSYNIIDSELEELKKFVQGAPSKFDWLRKNSSTKSNSTKKKTDTSKKKNNNNSKKESRKTTKANKNVSNKNPNFNNSVLNKSQKGIISDLIKQVSENKRQPMDSVESLLLKELGVKSIDFIPKNSMTESMNILKKLITA